In Ascochyta rabiei chromosome 18, complete sequence, one DNA window encodes the following:
- a CDS encoding cytosolic Fe-S cluster assembly factor cfd1 → MPLEKVRNIVLVLSGKGGVGKSSITTQLALTLSLQGHSVGVLDIDLTGPSIPRFFGIEEKKVRQAPGGWIPVDVHAAQTLPTHDTSNGAAEAAGQSIGALSCMSLGFILANRSDAVIWRGPKKTAMVRQFLTDVLWPELDFLLIDTPPGTSDEHISLLETLLKQTSSPTAPPRQLAGAVVVTTPQAISISDVKKELNFCKKTGIRVLGVVENMAGFVCPNCSECTNVFSKGGGEIMARDFGVPFLGSVPIDPAFVMLVEEGARPVYPKGTVVEGTDVSSTGVTGGSKEGLFVDKYRDCSLAPLFDSFVKRLMVDIRGTA, encoded by the coding sequence ATGCCTCTTGAAAAGGTACGAAACATCGTCCTGGTCCTGTCCGGCAAAGGCGGGGTAGGCAAGTCGAGCATCACAACCCAGCTTGCCCTCACGCTCTCGCTACAAGGCCACTCGGTCGGCGTCCTCGACATCGACCTCACGGGTCCCTCGATACCGCGCTTCTTCGGCAtcgaagagaagaaagtgcGCCAGGCCCCTGGTGGTTGGATCCCCGTCGACGTGCACGCCGCGCAAACACTCCCCACACACGACACCAGCAACGGCGcagcagaggcagcagggCAGAGCATCGGCGCGCTGTCGTGCATGAGCCTGGGTTTCATCTTGGCGAACAGGAGCGATGCTGTCATCTGGCGCGGCCCAAAGAAGACGGCCATGGTTCGCCAGTTTCTCACCGACGTGCTCTGGCCTGAACTCGACTTCCTCCTCATCGACACCCCGCCTGGCACGAGCGACGAACACATCTCACTTCTCGAGACGTTGCTCAAGCAGACTTCGAGTCCCACCGCGCCACCGCGCCAACTCGCTGGCGCAGTCGTCGTCACCACACCGCAAGCCATCTCCATCAGCGATGTCAAGAAGGAGTTGAACTTTTGCAAGAAAACGGGAATCAGGGTGCTTGGCGTAGTCGAAAACATGGCGGGCTTTGTGTGTCCGAACTGCAGCGAGTGCACGAATGTGTTTAGTAAGGGCGGTGGAGAGATCATGGCGCGGGATTTCGGGGTGCCGTTCTTGGGATCAGTGCCTATTGATCCTGCATTTGTCATGCTTGTCGAAGAGGGCGCAAGACCGGTGTATCCCAAAGGGACGGTTGTCGAAGGCACAGACGTCAGCAGCACAGGTGTAACAGGTGGTTCGAAGGAGGGGTTGTTCGTCGACAAGTACCGCGACTGCTCTCTAGCGCCTTTGTTCGATAGCTTCGTAAAGAGGCTCATGGTTGATATTCGGGGAACAGCATGA
- a CDS encoding Procollagen-proline 4-dioxygenase, whose product MGKSATEVYKMTALSIATRSLGRLLSLLGVGALAAYLWARGSDRVPFTTCPARLPNPSVKILSIDPLITHITDFVSPSERVYLMSLGSTLLVPSTTLDDTGKQVSGSSFRTSSTAFLPFSDPCVERILHRAADFQGFMRTEDMNIQITAYQPGQQYKHHYDWFSYPPGTSTKNTISTFFAILHATCSDCGTEFPFLNTTARPQYDKRWCEVIDCDKPILTTRNVEGSALFWVNLDAEGNGRHDTLHAGLPATGGQKVGLNIWTDCEVSEIWDRGMFGGSLKPPVLKTKP is encoded by the coding sequence ATGGGGAAATCTGCCACCGAGGTCTACAAGATGACAGCACTGTCTATAGCGACTAGAAGCTTAGGTCGACTGCTCTCTTTGCTGGGAGTGGGTGCGCTTGCCGCCTACCTCTGGGCCCGCGGTTCAGATCGCGTACCATTCACCACATGCCCTGCAAGGCTTCCAAATCCCTCTGTCAAGATCTTGAGCATCGATCCATTGATTACGCATATTACGGATTTCGTATCTCCCAGTGAGAGAGTCTACCTTATGAGCCTTGGTAGCACACTACTCGTGCCATCTACCACTCTAGATGATACCGGTAAACAAGTCTCGGGCAGTTCCTTTCGCACATCATCTACCGCCTTCCTTCCGTTCAGTGACCCTTGCGTGGAGCGCATCCTGCACCGTGCCGCAGACTTTCAAGGCTTCATGCGTACCGAGGACATGAATATTCAGATCACCGCCTACCAACCGGGCCAACAATACAAGCACCATTACGACTGGTTCTCCTATCCACCTGGCACTAGCACTAAGAACACTATTTCAACGTTTTTCGCAATACTGCACGCCACTTGCAGTGACTGCGGTACAGAGTTTCCCTTCCTCAATACAACCGCTCGCCCACAGTACGATAAGCGATGGTGCGAGGTCATTGACTGCGACAAGCCAATTCTTACGACGCGTAATGTTGAGGGCAGCGCGCTGTTCTGGGTCAACTTGGACGCAGAAGGAAATGGCAGACATGATACGCTTCATGCAGGGCTGCCTGCAACCGGTGGTCAGAAGGTTGGGTTGAACATCTGGACAGACTGCGAGGTGAGCGAGATCTGGGACAGGGGCATGTTTGGAGGAAGTCTGAAGCCGCCAGTTTTGAAGACAAAACCGTAG
- a CDS encoding Galacturonan 1,4-alpha-galacturonidase, whose product MVGKRTEAIYIGKAPSRPQLIASPLQPSKVFPVSPPRYKICFVRPSRNGEDDAKTALEAFKKCNNGGTIALDQQYTVCTPLDLRFLRHVDVALTETVKFCDEISRWVPRNFQFPFQDGSSWRLWGGKDINLYGLGTGTIDGNGQSCYDAHAANSTIKQPLLFVIDGWLGGSITSLKMRQSPNWHNLIANSSDILVSYINVYSRSNSKSSPKILTAGTHIAATVGPNLVIKNSYTDHEDDCVSFNPNSTNIAVQGLLCNSFHGISVGSLGQYPGIFDIIENLYICTSITSQ is encoded by the exons ATGGTGGGGAAACGCACAGAAGCTATCTATATCGGTAAGGCCCCAAGCCGCCCTCAGCTCATAGCGAGTCCACTCCAACCTTCGAAAGTGTTCCCCGTGTCCCCTCCACGCTACAAAATATGCTTTGTCAGACCCTCTAGGAACGGCGAAGATGATGCGAAGACTGCCTTGGAAGCCTTCAAGAAGTGCAACAATGGTGGCACAATTGCCCTTGACCAGCAATATACCGTCTGCACGCCCCTCGATCTTCGCTTTCTGAGACACGTGGATGTAGCTTTAACAGAAACCGTAAAGTTCTGTGATGAGATAAGTCGTTGGgttcctaggaattttcaGTTCCCTTTCCAGGATGGCTCGTCATGGCGGCTCTGGGGTGGCAAAGATATCAACCTGTATGGCCTCGGCACTGGTACAATCGATGGTAATGGGCAATCTTGCTACGACGCCCATGCTGCGAACTCAACTATCAAGCAACCGCTGCTGTTTGTGATAGATGGCTGGCTGGGCGGTTCGATCACTAGTCTGAAGATGCGACAGTCTCCCAAC TGGCACAACCTCATTGCGAATAGTTCTGACATTCTTGTCAGTTACATTAACGTCTACTCTCGCTCAAATTCAAAGTCATCGCCAAAAATCTTAACTGCTGGGACACATATCGCAGCAACAGTAGGCCCAA ATCTTGTAATCAAAAACAGCTACACAGATCACGAAGACGACTGCGTATCTTTCAACCCCAACAGCACCAACATTGCTGTCCAAGGCCTACTCTGCAATTCCTTCCACGGCATTTCCGTTGGCTCCCTTGGCCAATACCCAGGCATCTTCGACATCATCGAGAATCTGTACATCTGTACATCTATAACGTCTCAATGA
- a CDS encoding DNA helicase, with protein sequence MTDRQTAYSISIFGSQAGDERQDGTSPSRVQQQLVDFIMDFHLDNVFLYRDQIRENVLVKQYYCDIDIAHLISYDEELAHKLQQDPAEILPLFEAALKTCTQRIVYPSQRNIKLPEHQLLLHSSASELSIRDLTANNVSHLVRIPGIIIGASTLSSKSTALAIRCRNCQHEEMIPVSGGFAGISLPRTCARKAGEGDDKCPLDPYYVMHERCQFIDQQVLKLQEAPDQVPVGELPRHIMISADRYLANRVVPGTRCTIMGIFSIYQQKGSKKSSSAAVAIRNPYIRAVGIHADVDHTNKGNAVFTEEEEQEFLEMSRRPDIYSVFAKCIAPSIYGNEDIKKAIACLLMGGSKKILPDGMKLRGDINVLLLGDPGTAKSQLLKFVEKVSPIAIYTSGKGSSAAGLTASVQRDHTTREFYLEGGAMVLADGGVVCIDEFDKMRDEDRVAIHEAMEQQTISIAKAGITTILNSRTSVLAAANPIFGRYDDMKTPGENIDFQTTILSRFDMIFIVRDEHDRGRDERIAKHVMGIAMGGRGVEETAQAEIPIEKMKRYITYCRQRCAPRLSPEAAEKLSSHFVSIRRQVHASEINANQRSSIPITVRQLEAIIRITESLAKLSLSPIADETHVDEAIRLFLASTMDAVTQGEGQSSKELMDETNRVEEELRRRMPIGWQVNLSSLKREFVDGKGYSEQALARALHVMAARETIRMRHGGSVVFRAGA encoded by the exons ATGACGGACAGGCAAACAGCGTACTCGATCAGCATCTTCGGCAGCCAGGCGGGTGATGAGCGTCAGGATGGCACCTCCCCATCGCGTGTCCAGCAGCAGCTGGTTGACTTTATCATGGACTTTCACCTCGACAATGTTTTCCTCTACCGAGACCAAATCCGCGAAAATGTGCTTGTGAAGCAGTACTACTGTGATATCGACATCGCTCACCTGATCTCTTATGATGAAGAGCTCGCACACAAGCTTCAGCAGGATCCTGCCGAAATCTTACCTCTG TTCGAAGCAGCACTCAAGACATGCACGCAACGTATTGTTTACCCTTCGCAAAGAAACATCAAGCTTCCTGAGCACCAGCTCCTGCTTCACTCGTCTGCCTCGGAGCTCTCTATCCGCGACCTCACAGCGAACAACGTCTCCCATCTCGTCCGCATACCTGGCATCATCATCGGCGCCTCCACACTCTCGTCAAAGTCTACAGCACTCGCGATTCGATGTCGAAATTGTCAGCATGAAGAGATGATCCCCGTATCTGGCGGTTTCGCAGGCATTTCGCTCCCACGAACATGTGCTCGAAAGGCAGGCGAGGGCGACGACAAATGCCCCTTGGATCCATACTACGTCATGCACGAGCGGTGCCAATTCATTGACCAGCAAGTGCTCAAGTTGCAAGAGGCTCCTGATCAGGTACCTGTTGGAGAGCTACCTCGACACATTATGATATCTGCGGATCGTTACCTCGCCAACAGAGTGGTTCCTGGTACACGATGCACAATCATGGGCATTTTTTCGATATATCAGCAAAAGGGGTCGAAGAAATCGTCTAGCGCCGCGGTCGCCATTCGCAATCCATACATTCGAGCAGTTGGCATTCACGCAGACGTGGACCATACGAACAAGGGCAATGCTGTATTTACAGAAGAGGAGGAACAGGAGTTCCTTGAGATGAGCAGAAGGCCAGACATCTACTCAGTCTTTGCTAAGTGCATTGCACCGTCCATCTATGGCAACGAGGACATCAAAAAGGCCATCGCGTGTCTGTTGATGGGCGGATCTAAGAAGATCTTGCCTGATGGCATGAAGCTTCGTGGAGATATCAACGTCCTTCTCCTCGGTGACCCAGGTACGGCCAAATCTCAACTACTGAAATTCGTCGAGAAAGTGTCACCAATTGCCATCTATACATCCGGAAAGGGTTCGTCTGCGGCTGGTCTCACAGCGTCTGTACAACGTGACCATACAACACGAGAATTCTACCTCGAAGGTGGCGCCATGGTCCTAGCCGATGGTGGTGTTGTGTGCATCGATGAGTTCGACAAGATGAGGGATGAGGACCGAGTAGCTATTCACGAAGCCATGGAGCAACAAACCATCTCTATTGCCAAAGCCGGTATCACAACAATTCTGAACTCGCGAACATCGGTACTGGCAGCAGCCAATCCTATCTTTGGACGTTATGACGACATGAAGACACCTGGTGAGAACATCGACTTCCAGACCACCATCTTGTCACGTTTCGACATGATCTTCATCGTTCGAGATGAGCACGATCGTGGTCGTGACGAGAGGATCGCGAAGCACGTCATGGGTATTGCGATGGGCGGTCGAGGCGTCGAAGAAACCGCTCAAGCCGAGATCCCCATCGAGAAAATGAAGCGCTACATCACATACTGCAGGCAGAGGTGTGCCCCGCGTCTCTCACCTGAAGCAGCCGAGAAGCTGAGTTCCCATTTCGTGAGCATCAGGCGGCAAGTTCATGCTTCTGAGATAAATGCAAACCAACGAAGCAGTATACCCATCACTGTGCGCCAACTGGAAGCTATCATTCGTATTACAGAATCGCTAGCCAAACTCTCCTTGTCACCTATCGCCGATGAGACGCATGTGGACGAGGCCATTCGTCTCTTCCTTGCCTCGACCATGGATGCGGTTACACAGGGTGAAGGTCAGAGCTCGAAAGAGCTTATGGACGAAACGAACAGGGTCGAGGAAGAGTTGAGGAGACGCATGCCGATTGGTTGGCAAGTCAATCTCTCTTCGCTCAAGCGAGAATTTGTTGATGGCAAAGGATACTCGGAGCAGGCTCTTGCGCGAGCGCTACACGTTATGGCAGCGAGAGAGACCATCAGAATGCGACACGGTGGAAGCGTTGTTTTCAGAGCAGGCGCTTGA
- a CDS encoding Na+/Pi symporter, with protein sequence MPALPQFDYLFAIGTLFAFLDAWNIGANDVANSFATSVASRSLTLKQAMCIASVMEFAGAMLVGSRVTDTIRTKVISISLFEDDPSVLMLAMVCAIVGSATYLTIATKFTMPVSTTHSIMGGVIGVGIAAAGPQGVNWSFKGVSQVFAAWGIAPGISGVFGAIIFLITKHGVMRRRNPVKKAFIMVPLYFFLTSFLLALLIVWKGGSAKIKLTDYESVGVAFGVGGAVALIIATFFIPFLHRKIMKDDWELKGWEVIKGPFLLRRPEPRERPEGVTAGLIPDFYDGHLTAEQLEAKRANEGLAAHNNVEDLEKGGAHVSQPKMDRSDSDITPVPEPSTAAINERPLRQLSKPKKIPPPGAWYTPAVIWYWVKYAALHGVEQDVVDQQKHKDFLSGDIEKIHATGEHYDNRAEYTYSFLQILTASTTSFAHGANDVSNAIGPYTTIYFIWSTAKISNKVPVPLWILAFGGAGIVVGLWTYGYNIMRALGNKITLHSPARGFSMELGAAVTIIMATKLALPVSTTQCITGATVGVGLCNGTWRTINWRMVAWIYMGWFVTLPCAGLLSGCLMGIVLNAPKWGGGF encoded by the exons ATGCCTGCTCTTCCTCAGTTTGACTATCTTTTTGCCATCGGCACCCTCTTCGCATTCCTGGATGCGTGGAACATTG GTGCCAACGATGTGGCCAACTCTTTCGCGACTTCGGTCGCTTCACGCTCGCTCACACTCAAGCAGGCCATGTGCATTGCCTCCGTCATGGAGTTTGCTGGTGCCATGCTTGTAGGTTCTCGAGTTACAGACACCATCCGTACAAAGGTCATCTCCATCTCTCTCTTTGAGGACGATCCGTCTGTTCTCATGCTTGCCATGGTTTGCGCCATCGTTGGTTCTGCCACCTACCTCACCATTGCCACTAAATTTACGATGCCTGTCTCGACTACTCACTCAATCATGGGCGGTGTTATTGGTGTTGGTATTGCTGCAGCTGGGCCCCAGGGTGTCAACTGGTCTTTCAAGGGTGTGTCTCAAGTGTTCGCTGCCTGGGGTATTGCTCCTGGTATCTCTGGAGTCTTTGGTGCTATAATCTTCTTGATCACTAAGCATG GAGTTATGAGACGCCGCAACCCTGTGAAGAAGGCCTTCATCATGGTCCCTCTTTACTTCTTCCTCACTTCCTTTCTTCTGGCTCTCCTCATCGTTTGGAAGGGTGGGTCTGCTAAGATCAAGCTCACCGACTACGAGTCTGTTGGTGTTGCCTTCGGTGTCGGTGGCGCTGTTGCTCTTATCATCGCTACCTTCTTCATCCCCTTCCTGCACCGCAAGATCATGAAGGATGACTGGGAGCTCAAAGGCTGGGAGGTAATCAAGGGACCTTTTCTTCTTCGCCGTCCTGAGCCCCGCGAGCGTCCCGAAGGCGTCACCGCTGGCCTCATTCCCGACTTCTACGACGGCCACTTGACTGCTGAGCAGCTTGAGGCTAAGCGCGCCAACGAAGGTCTGGCTGCTCACAACAATGTGGAGGATCTCGAGAAGGGCGGTGCCCACGTCTCACAGCCCAAGATGGATCGCAGCGACTCTGACATTACACCGGTCCCCGAGCCCTCTACCGCCGCCATCAATGAACGTCCTCTTCGCCAGCTTTCCAAGCCAAAGAAGATTCCTCCTCCAGGTGCCTGGTACACTCCTGCTGTGATATGGTACTGGGTCAAGTACGCAGCGCTTCACGGAGTAGAGCAGGACGTGGTTGATCAGCAAAAACACAAGGATTTCCTTTCTGGCGATATCGAGAAGATCCACGCTACTGGAGAGCACTACGACAACCGCGCTGAGTACACGTACTCGTTCTTGCAGATTTTGACTGCATCGACTACCTCCTTTGCCCACGGTGCGAACGATGTCTCCAACGCCATCGGTCCTTACACCACCATCTACTTTATCTGGTCCAC TGCAAAGATCTCTAACAAAGTTCCCGTCCCACTCTGGATTCTTGCCTTCGGAGGAGCTGGTATCGTCGTCGGTCTCTGGACATATGGTTACAATATCATGCGTGCGCTCGGTAACAAGATCACTCTGCACTCGCCTGCCCGCGGGTTCTCCATGGAACTTGGTGCCGCCGTCACAATCATCATGGCTACCAAGCTCGCTCTCCCTGTCTCCACAACACAGTGCATTACTGGCGCGACTGTTGGTGTCGGCCTGTGTAACGGTACTTGGAGGACTATCAACTGGCGCATGGTAGCCTGGATCTACATGGGTTGGTTTGTCACGCTGCCTTGTGCTGGGTTGTTATCCGGATGCTTGATGGGCATTGTTCTCAATGCACCAAAGTGGGGCGGTGGTTTTTAA